The genomic region TGTCGTGCCCGTTATTAAGGAAGTTGCTTTGAGGGTATTAAAAATATATTGTGGGGGTAATAATTAATGAGGTGTACAGCACAAGAGATTTATAACAAACTGCTTAACGATGATAAAATATTGGATTTGAAAGGTCAGATTAAGTTCTACTTAGGTGATGTAGATATTATCGTGAGGCAGAAGGATGTTGTTGGGAACATTATACAAGAATGGTTACAAGGTTGGCTTGATAAACGAGGAATTGAATATGTTTTATCGGAAAATACACAAATGCCACCTGATTTTTACCTTAACCCTGACAATATGACAACAGGACTTTTAGAGGGCAAGGCCTTTAATCGTTCTGCAAGTCCGGGGTTTGACATTGCCGACTTTAGGATGTACGAGGAGGAAATTATAGACAAGCCTTATATGCTTGATGTTGACTATCTTATCTTTGGTTATGATATGAGCGATGAGGGTATAGTTACTATTAAAGACTTGTGGATTAAGAAGGTTTGGGAGATAACCAGATGTATGCAAAATTGGGCTCTAAATTTACAGGTTAAACAAGGCGTTGTACATAAGATACGCCCCGGTGTCTGGTATAGCACACAGCGTGTCTCATTCCCAATGTTCACTTGTTTGGAGGATTTTATTTCTGCAGTTGAAGAAACCGTATACCAGAACCCTAAAACTCATAACGAGGCCGCAAGCTGGAAGAACAGTTTTTTAGCAAGCTATAAAAGACATTATGGGATACAGCTAGTTATTCCACGCTGGAGTGATATTGTTGGAAAATATAGAAGTTAGGGCAACAGGCTAGTCACAAAAAATATTATAGAGCATCTCGAAATTATTCGGGGTGCTCTTTTTATGCTTTCAGCTGGTTCTATTCGTGGCAGTCGGCTTTCTTCTATTAATTATAAAAAATTATAGCTAAGTTCTATTCGCATAAGGTCTTAGGCCTGTCTGTGTATAGTAATAAATTACTAAACGAGGAGGTGCATCAAATGGAAACTTCTGAAAAGTGTCCAATGTGTGGCAAAGCTTATCATTCACCGGGTGGGCGTTCTTTAGGCATCACGGATGAACAGATAGTAGGTATACTTATCCATAGTAGAGCAGAGCAACCCAAACATACGATTAAGCACTACTGTGAGCTTGCAGATATTAGCCCTTATACATACCGTCTGGTGGCACGAATGACACTAAAGCAACTCAAAGACATCGAGCGTGTGCTTAGAATTAGTGAAGCATTAAACAATGAAAGGAGACAAGAAAATGAATAAATATGATGGAAACAACAGCAATAAAGTCAACAACCATAGAGATTTTAAGACAAGTAATAACGCTACTACTACTCAAGAGACGGCACAGCCAAGGAGTTTTCTAGCTGACCTATTCAAAGAACCTGAGGATAGTGACCCTATTGAGGCACAAGCAGCCAGAGATAGGCGCTTCGGGCGGACACCTTGTAATAACAACAACTCAGGCAGTTTCACAAAGTAGGTTTTGGTGGATAGATTAACCTCTAAAAACACTCACAACAATCGTTGTGGATGTTCTTATTTTTATAAGGATTATAGAAGCCCGTAGAGCCACCTGAACCCCTAGACATACAAATACACTTAACATTAATCACAAGCACATTGTAGGCGATTAGGGAGAGTTTAATAGCAAGAATACATTATATACTCTTGCTATTTTTATTTGCGAAAAAGTTGTTAAACCCGCATTGCACCTGATTTAGGGGCTTTATCCGACAGCACAATCGTTCTAGCTCCAAACTACAACAGCATAAGAATATTTTTTAGAATAAATGCTATGTTTTTGGGAAGAACTTCCCGTAATGACGGGTAGAGTGTACAAATATGTACTAAAGTGTACACCTATTGACACCCATAATACCTAGAGTTAGAATTAGTATAACAAATTAGAGCGGAGGTAAACCATTATGGATATACTATCTAGTAATGCAATGGTTAAAACAGCCACAGGTGAAGTTGTGGAGTGTAAAGTAATCTTAGCCCATGTAGCTGGAGGCCGACAGATACAGTACATTGGTACTGATGGAAAGGTAATCCGTACTGAAAAATTGAGTAGGTCACCCTATAAACATCAGGTAGACCCAGAGAAGTACAAAAAATAATCTAAAAGCACTATATAAAAAGGATGTGATTTAATGGCAACAGCATATGCACTTTACGACCTTTGTGGTAGGTCACTATCACAATCCGCAATCAATACCGTAATGAAAGCTCGTGCAGAAGGTAAAATTACCTTAGTATCGGTGGCAGAGCAAGACCCAAATAGGGAGCAGTACATATGCACCGAGAACGGGTTGTTATTTGAGGCGGTTACTGCTCCGAGGTATTTAGTGAATCTACTACTAGACCATAAAAAGGAGGTATAAAGGTTATGAGTAAAATACAAACAGGTGCTTGGCGTACAAGTGCTGGAGAGTACAAAGTCTTTATCCGAGGATGTGCACAACTGGAAGGTACAGCAGTAGAGGTGATTTCTCGTGCAGGTGACAGCTCGTACGCCGTTATTACAGGTACACACCGTAAAATTAGCGGAGGTTACTTATATAACTTCTATCGCACAGGTAAACCAGAGACGACACCATCAACTACCACTACTACTATCACTGTGGATACACCACAGACGAGAATTATATGCGCAGAGGTTAGCATTAACGAGCTTGATGCGGCCCTAGGACTTGACTAAACAGGATGCTCGGCGTTGCTGGGCATCCTGTTTTAACATCTAGAGGAATGGAGGTATCACAATGAAAACCAATTTCAGCTACTTTGAACCAGAGGAAGATGATGTTGAAGTAGTAGAAGTAGAAGAAGGTCAGTCTTTATCGGCGACAGATGCTTATATTGACTTTCTATTTCCAAAACTTCTGGTCGGGGAGAATATTGCCCTGTTCCGCAAGAGGAATAATAATAATTTTTACACCGAATTTTTTGAAAACAAAGAACACTTAAAACTTGTGCTGAATAACGGCTTAAAAGATTGTGATACCTACATATCTTTGTCAACCTGTGTAGCTGTTAATGGCAAGCTGACCAAATCAGCTGAAAATATGCACCGTAGGAGCTGCCTTGGTTTCGACTTTGATAAAAAGGACTTTAAAGGTCGGTTCAACACTATACAAGAATTTGTGAAACACTTCAAGGATACAACTGGCGGCCTGTATATACATTATGCTATAGATAGTGGTCACGGCTACCATATTTACATCGGTGTTGAGGAAACCACTGCTATAGCTCGAGTAACCTCAATAACCCGTAGGTATGCCGCCCTATGTGGTGCTGATAGAGTTAATATCAGTCAAGCTCAGTCGCTCCGTTTGCCCGGTACACTCAACCATAAAGATAGAGAGTTTCCTTTAGCCGTGAACATTGTGTTTCGTTACAAGGAAGAGGGCTTCCGCCGTTATACGCTGGATTATCTTGAGAGCCGACTCAAAAAGTTAGAGAAAGCTGCTGGTATAG from Serpentinicella alkaliphila harbors:
- a CDS encoding DarP family protein, which translates into the protein MDILSSNAMVKTATGEVVECKVILAHVAGGRQIQYIGTDGKVIRTEKLSRSPYKHQVDPEKYKK
- a CDS encoding NgoBV family restriction endonuclease is translated as MRCTAQEIYNKLLNDDKILDLKGQIKFYLGDVDIIVRQKDVVGNIIQEWLQGWLDKRGIEYVLSENTQMPPDFYLNPDNMTTGLLEGKAFNRSASPGFDIADFRMYEEEIIDKPYMLDVDYLIFGYDMSDEGIVTIKDLWIKKVWEITRCMQNWALNLQVKQGVVHKIRPGVWYSTQRVSFPMFTCLEDFISAVEETVYQNPKTHNEAASWKNSFLASYKRHYGIQLVIPRWSDIVGKYRS